Proteins encoded by one window of Ovis canadensis isolate MfBH-ARS-UI-01 breed Bighorn chromosome 14, ARS-UI_OviCan_v2, whole genome shotgun sequence:
- the TSEN34 gene encoding tRNA-splicing endonuclease subunit Sen34, giving the protein MLVVEVANGRSLVWGAEAVQALRERLGVGGRTVGALPRGPRQNSRLGLPLLLMPEEARLLAEIGAVTLVSAPRPDPRQHSLALASFKRQQEQGFQEQSALAAEARETRRQELLEKITEGQAAKKLKLEQESGTSGSQEAGGKQAAEENEASAGQAAGEHEEAHEGSSPQPGPSNGVAPLPKSALLIQLATARPRPIKARPLDWRVQSKDWPHAGRPAHELRYSIYRDLWERGFFLSAAGKFGGDFLVYPGDPLRFHAHYIAQCWAPGDPIPLQDLVSAGRLGTSVRKTLLLCSPQPDGKVVYTSLQWASLQ; this is encoded by the exons ATGCTGGTGGTGGAGGTGGCGAACGGCCGTTCCCTGGTGTGGGGGGCCGAGGCGGTGCAGGCGCTGCGGGAGCGCCTGGGCGTCGGGGGCCGCACGGTGGGCGCCCTGCCCCGCGGGCCCCGCCAGAACTCGCGCCTGGGCCTCCCACTGCTGCTGATGCCTGAGGAGGCGCGACTGCTGGCCGAGATCGGCGCAGTCACCCTGGTCAGCGCCCCGCGCCCGGACCCTCGCCAACACAGCCTG GCACTGGCATCCTTCAAGCGCCAGCAAGAGCAGGGCTTCCAGGAACAAAGCGCTCTGGCAGCTGAGGCCCGAGAGACCCGTCGTCAGGAGCTACTAGAGAAGATTACAGAGGGCCAGGCTGCGAAGAAGCTAAAGCTGGAACAGGAATCAGGGACCAGTGGGAGCCAGGAGGCCGGTGGGAAGCAAGCTGCCGAAGAGAATGAGGCCAGTGCTGGCCAGGCTGCTGGAGAGCATGAGGAAGCACATGAAG gctcctctccccagccAGGGCCTTCAAATGGAGTGGCCCCCTTGCCGAAGTCTGCTCTGCTCATCCAGTTGGCCACTGCTCGGCCGCGGCCCATCAAGGCTAGGCCCCTGGACTGGCGTGTCCAGTCCAAAGACTGGCCCCATGCCGGCCGCCCTGCCCACGAGCTTCGCTACAGCATCTACAGAGACCTGTGGGAACGAGGCTTCTTCCTCAGTGCCGCTGGCAAGTTCGGGGGTGACTTCCTGGTCTATCCTG GTGACCCGCTCCGTTTCCACGCTCACTACATCGCCCAGTGCTGGGCTCCCGGGGATCCCATACCACTCCAGGACCTGGTTTCGGCTGGCCGCCTGGGCACCAGTGTCAGAAAGACGCTGCTGCTTTGCTCTCCGCAGCCCGATGGTAAGGTGGTCTACACGTCCCTGCAGTGGGCCAGCCTGCAGTGA